The segment ACCACATGGAGATGTGCACGTGGTCGAAGTGGTTCTCGGTGATGCTGCCGCGGTCGGCCATGTCGCGCCAGTCGGTGTCGCCGCGCCGCTGGTCCCAGATCTGTTGGCGGTAGATGACGTACATGATGCCCAGTCGGTCGGCGTTCTCGCGCGCCCACTCCGAGATCTCCCAGCCGCGGTCGATCTCGTCCTGCGGCGGCATGTCTCCGTCGTTGGTCATCATGAAGTCGCAGGCGCGGCCCTTGGGGTGCTCCCCGACGAAACCGCCGTTGTGCGGGCGGTAGCAGCCCACCCCGGGGCCCTCGTCGAACTCCTCGATGATGAGCTCGCGCATCTGTTCCGTGCGCGGAGTGAGGTTGTACCGGCCCCCCATCTCCTGTTCGGGATGGTCGGCGATCAGCTCCTGGACCTCCTCGCGGCGGTCGCGTAGACCCGAGAGGTCCTCGTCGGCCTCCGCGAGCGTGGCCTCGGCCTCGTCCTGCGCCGCCCGGTACTCCTCGATCGCCTCGGTGTGCTGGTCGATGCGGTCGGAGTTGGTCGTCGTCAGGTGGTGGACGTAGCGAGCCCGCTCGGCCAGCTCCTCGGCGTCCTCGGCCACGAAGACATCGAGGGCCGGGTCCACCCCGCCGTTGACGTAGCTGGTGACCGCGATCGTGCGTACGGCGTCCCGGGCCTCCTCCAACGCCTCCTCGCTCTCCTCCGCGCGTTCCTCGGCGTCCTCGGCGGCCTGGATCACGCCCTCGAGATCCCGCAGTTCGCCTCGGTACTCCTCGCCCAGCTCGTCGGCCTCGTCCTTCAGGGACTGGAGGTTCTGCGGCTCGGCGGGAACCATCGTGACGGCCGACACCGGGGCCGCGGGGACCGCGATGAACGTGACGAGGGCCGACGCGCCCAGAAGTCGCGCCCACCACTCCAGGAGGCGCGGACGCGAGGACGACGGGACGAGGGGGTCGGCGAAGTCCAGTCGCCGCTGCGTACCTCCGCGGCGGGCGGTCTTCACGAGTGCTTGCTCCTCGGGAGGGGACGGGACACGGGGGCGGGACGGATCCCCGTCAGCGACATGTGAGTTTAGGCGGTCCGGCCCGATCGCACCGCAGAACTCGCCTTAACGGCGACACTCCCGGCGGCGCGAACTGGGCGGAATCGCCGACACGCTCGGGGCGAACGCCAGGTCACGGTCAGGTTACGCACCTCCTGCGTGTGATCGAGGTAACAGTTCTGTTTCGTCGTCGAGTCGGGGGATTGACGCGGGACCGTTGGCCCGGCTTTGCTTTTGGGAGCGCTCCCATGATGGCGAGAGGCGCTGTGCTTCACACGAACGACCACGAGCACGGCACCCCTCAACACGCGGCCTTTCGAGCGGCAGCGCCGAAGGCATACGGGGGACGGGACGCGACCGAGGGGATTCGTCGAGTCAGCGGGTCGAACGGATGGTTCGCCCGAGAAGGGGTCGCAGATGTGGAAGATGACGAGTCGTGGGAGGGCGTCCGTGGCGCTGGTCGGCAGCGCCGCGGTTCTGGCCGTCTCGGGATGTAGTGGTGACACGGAGACCGACGGCGAGGTCGAACTGGTCCTGGAGACATTCGGGACGTTCGGCTATGACGCCGTGATCGAGGAGTTCGAGGAAGAGACCGGCTACACGGTGGACCATCGGGTCTACGGCGAGCAGCCCGACTTCGCCGAGGCGCTGGAACAGAACATCGCCGCGGGCAGTGGGGCCGGCGACGTGGTGGCGCTGGAAGAGGCCCACATCGTTCAGATGCTGGAACAGGGCGAGGCCTTCGTTGACCTGAACGACTTCGGTGCCGGGGACATGGAGGACCAGTTCCTCGACTGGAAGTGGGAGCTGGGGCAAACAACCGACGGACAACTGGTTGGTCTGGGAACCGACGTCGGGAGCCTCGCGATCTGTTACCGGTGGGACCTCTTCGAGGAAGCGGGGCTGCCCACCGACCGCGAGGAGGTGGGAGAGCTCTGGCCGGAGTGGGAGGACTATCTCTCCGCCGGCCAGGAGTTCCGTGACGCCGACACCGATGCCGCCTTCGTCGCCGACGTCGGTGAGGTCTACACCGCCATCACGCGCCAGGCGGGTGGCGAGATCTACTTCGCGGAGGCCGACGACGAGCTCATCGTCGCCGACAACCCGGTGGTGCGGGACGCGTTCGACTTCTCCGTCGAGCTGGTGGACGAGGACCTCTCCGCCGGTCTCGACACCTTCACCGACGACTGGACCGCCGCGATCCAGGCGGGCACGTTCGCGACCATGCCCTGTCCAGCCTGGATGCTCGGACAGGTCGAGGACTCCGCCGGTGAGGACGGCGAGGGCCTGTGGGACGTGGCCGACGTCCCTGGCGACGGTGGGAACTGGGGCGGCTCGTGGCTCGCGGTTCCAGAACAGAGTGAGAACCCCGAGGCGGCGGCCGAGCTCGCGATGTTCCTCGCCGGACCCGAGGGGCAGCTGAACGCGTGGGAGGAGGCCAACAACCTGCCCTCCAACCTGGAGGTCCTGGAATCCGACGAGGTGCAGGACACCGTCCGCGAGTACTTCAACGACGCGCCCACCGGCGAGATTTTCGCCTCCGTGGCAGCGGACCTCCAGCCCTATTACATGGGACCCGGCCACGTGGCGGTGCACGAGGACGCGACGAACCCGATCGACGAGATGCAGCGTGGCGGAATCTCGGCCGATGACGCCTGGGACCAGTTGATCGAAGGGGCCGAACGAGCGGCCCGATAGCGGTGGGGCGCCGTCAGCGCGGCGGCGCCGATGGTGTGGCGGGCCGACCCCGGCGATCCCACGGGATCCGTCTCCTGCGACCGCCGGCCGGCCCGTCCACCCACGCCATGAGGAGCAATAGATCGTGAAAGCTGTGAAGAGCGGAAACACGTCCAGGGGAGCCACCCGGGACACCTCTACCGCCACGAGAGCCTCAGCGGCCCACGACGACCGCCGCGAGCGTCGGGCGATCTTCTTCGGGAAACTCGATGGGAAATTCGCCCCCTACCTGTTCATCGCGCCGTTCTTCATCATCTTCGGCGTCTTCAACCTGTTCCCCACCGCGTTCATGTTCCACGTGTCACTGCACGACTGGAGCATGATCGGCGGCAATGGGGGCTTCGTCGGTTGGGCGAACTACGCGTTCCTGCTCACCGACACGAAGTTCTGGAACGCTCTGCTGAATACGCTCGCGATCTTCGTCATCGCGGTGGTTCCGCAGCTGCTACTCGCACTGCTCCTGGCCGACGTCCTGAACCGGCGGATCCGGTTCCAGGGGTTCTTCCGGGTGGCGACGATCCTGCCCTACGTCACGTCCATCGCGGCGATGGCGATCGTCTTCGGTCAGCTCTTCGGTCGCGACTTCGGGCTCATCAACCTGGCGTTGGACACCATCGGGATCGACCCGATCGACTGGCGGTCCAACCGTTTCGCCTCCTGGGTGGCCCTGGCGGTCATGGTCGATTGGCGCTGGCTTGGCTTCAACACGCTGATCTATCTCGCCGCCATGCAGACCATCCCCCGGGATCTGTACGAGTCGGCCTCCATCGACGGCGCGTCCCGCCTGCGCCAGTTCTGGCAGATCACGATCCCCATGGTGCGGCCCACCGTGCTGTTCACGGTCATCATCTCCACCATCGGACAGATGCAGCTCTTCACCGAGCCCGTCATCTTCTCTGCGGACTACTCGGGCGGGAACCAGAACCAGTTCCAGACGGTGGCGATGCTCATGTTCGACGAGGCCCGCCGCCTCGACAACTTCGGCTACGGAGCCGCGATCGCCTGGGTCATCTTCCTGCTGATCGTGGTCTTCTCCCTGATCAACGTGTTGTTCGTCAGCCGCATCCGAGGCGCGAGCTGAGTGACGAGGAAGAGAACGCTCATGACCTCTACTTCGGTCCCGCGGGCGCGGGCGGAGACGTCCACACAGAGACGGAGGAACTCCGTCCGCCGGCGTATGGTGTCCAGCGGCCCCAACCGTCCGGCCGGTCCCGTGACCTACGTGGCCCTGTCCCTTGTGTTCCTGTTCTCTGCTTTCCCGCTGTATTGGCTCGTCGTCGTCGCGACGCGCGGCAACGAGGCCATCGCGCAACGCCCCCCGGCGCTGCTCCCCGGACGGGAGTTCGCCGAGAACATCGTGCGGACTCTGGAGAATCCGGCCGCGAACTTCGTACAGGGCCTGGTCAACTCCGCGATCGTCGCGACAGCCACCGCGGTCTCCGTCGTGTTCTTCTGCTCGCTGGCGGGATTCGCCCTGGCGAAGATGCGATTCCGCGGCCGGAACATCGCGACGCTGGCGATCATCGTCACGATGATGATCCCGATCCAGATGGCCATCGTCCCGATGCTGATCATGATGGACGCCTTCGACTGGAGAGGTGACCTCCGCGCCGTCATCGCGCCCTTCATGGTGACGGGCTTCGGTGTCTTCCTGATGCGTCAGTACGCGCAGCAAGGCGTTCCCAACGAGCTGCTGGAGTCGGCGCGCCTGGACGGCTGCTCCAATCTCAGGACGTTCTGGTCGGTCGTCGTTCCCCAGTTACGCCCCGCCATGATCGTGCTCGGGATGCTCACCTTCATGCAGAACTGGAACGAGTTCATCTGGCCGATCGCCGTGCTCGGTCCCGACAATCCAACGGTCCAGGTGTCCATCAACAACCTCAACCAGGGATACACCAGCGACTTCGCACTCATGTTCACGGGTGCGACCTTCGCGACCCTGCCACTCCTGCTGGTGTTCGTCGTATTCGGTCGCCGCCTCATCGGCGGCATCATGGAAGGTGCTATCAAAGGGTGAGTTCCCAATCCTTCACGGCCCGCGCGTCCGGACTCGACACCCGCGCCCCGGACCCCGTCGACACCCCGCCTGCCGTCGCCGATCAGCCAGACCCCGTTGTGTTTCCCACCGATTTCGTCTGGGGCGCGTCCACCGCGGCGTTCCAGATCGAGGGAGCCACGGACGTCGACGGTCGTGGGCGAAGCATCTGGGACACGTTCTGTGCCACTCCCGGCAAGGTTCTCGGGGGAGACACCGGCGAGCCCGCCGCCGACCACTATCGACTGTTTCGCGAGGACATCGCGCTGATCAAGGAGCTGGGGCTCGGGAACTACCGGTTCTCCATCGCGTGGCCGCGAGTACAGCCCGACGGACGAGGGCCGGTCAATCAGGCGGGGCTCGACTTCTACGAGCGGCTCGTCGACAACCTGCTCGACCAGGGCGTGCGGCCGTGGCCGACGCTCTATCACTGGGACCTGCCGCAGGCGCTGGAGAACGCAGGAGGTTGGCCACACCGCGACACGGCCCTACGGTTCGCCGACTACGCCGCCGTGGTGCACGAGCGGCTAGGGGACCGGGTCGCCGACTGGTCGACCCTGAACGAACCCTGGGTGGTGGCGTTTTTGGGATACGCCTCGGGGGAGCACGCTCCAGGGCGAACCGAGCCGGCGGCCTCGCTCGCCGCTGTGCACCACCTCCTACTCGGTCACGGTCTCGCCACCCAGGTGATTCGAGAGCAGGCCGCCGGCAACGACGCTCCGACACGGATGGGTATCGTGCTCAACACCCAGACCGTCCGCCCGCTCCGTGACACCGTCGCGGACCGGGACGCCGCGCGGCGGATCGACGCGCTGCGCAACAGGATCTTCCTCGACCCCCTCCACCATGGGCGCTACCCGGCGGACCTGCTTCGCGATGTCGCGCACATCACGGACTTCGGGTTCGTGCGCCCCGGCGACCTTGAGACGATCCAGGCCCCGCTGGACGTCATGGGTGTGAACTTCTACAACCCGAGTCTCGTCGCCGGGCCCGCGACCGACGTTCCGCGCGACAAGCGTGACGCGACCGGCGGAGGGGACGGGGCCTCCCCTTGGCCGGGAAGTGAGGACGTCCAGTTCCTTCTCTCGGGGTTGCCCCGGACGGGACAGGGGTGGGAGGTCGACGCCACCGGCCTGCGCGACCTCCTGGTACGTCTCGCCGCCGACTATCCCCGGCTGCCCCTCTACGTCACGGAGAACGGCGCGGCCTACGAGGACACCGTTGCCGAGGACGGCAGGGTCCATGACCCCGAACGGCGCCAGTACCTCGAACAGCACATCCGTGCCGCTCACGCCGCGCTCGAGGCCGGGGCTCCGCTCAAGGGGTACTTCGTCTGGTCCCTGCTCGACAACCTCGAGTGGGCCTTTGGTTACTCCCAACGGTTCGGAATCGTGTACGTCGACCGTGCGACGCAACGCCGCGTCGTGAAGGACAGCGGATACTGGTACGGCGGTGTGGCGCGCACCGGGACCGTCGGCTGAACGGTCGGGCGGCGAGCGGCACGGCCAGGGGACACGGGCACGAAGCGGGGGAGGAACGGCGGCATGAGCGCGCGGGGCCAGCGTCCGACGCTGGAGATGGTCGCACAGCACGCGGGCGTGGGACGGGGCACGGTGTCCCGGGTCATCAACGGTTCCGACCAGGTGAGTCAGGCGACACGGGAGGCCGTGCGCCGAGCCATCGAGGAACTCGGCTACGTCCCGAACCACGCCGCGCGGACCCTGGTCACGCGGAGGACGGATACCGTCGCGCTCGTTGTCTCCGAGCCCGAGGACCGGGTGTTCACCGAACCGTTCTTCGCCCGTATCGTCCGCGGGGCCAGCGCCGAGTTGCGCCAACGCGGGTTGCAGCTCGTGCTGGCCATGGCGGGCGGTCCGGAGGAGCACGAGCAGATGGCCACCTACCTCACCTCGCAGCACGTCGACGGGGTGATGCTCCTGTCCGAACACCGTGACCGCACCCTCGCCGCACGCCTGTCGGAGGCGGGGGTGCCGTGCGTGCACGGGGGACGTCCACTGGGGACCGAGCGGGACACCCCGACGCGGTACGTGGACATTGACAACGTCGGTGGATCCCGTGCCGCGACGGAGTATCTCCTGCGCTCAGGGCGGCAACGTATCGCCAGCATCGCCGGCCCCCCCGACATGGTCGCCGGTCTGGAGCGTCGGGAGGGTTACCGGGACGCCCTGCGTGCCGCCGACCGCGCCGTGGACGAGAACCTGATCGTCGCGGGTGACTTCAGCCATCGCAGCGGCGCCGACGCCATGGTCGACCTGCTGCGTCGTGCGCCTGACATCGACGCCGTTTTCGCGGCGTCGGACCTGATGGCCATCGGCGCGCTCCGCGCTCTCCGGGACGCGGGTCGGTCCGTACCAGGCGACGTCGCGGTCGTCGGTTTCGACGACTCCCCGGGCTCCGAGCACGCCGATCCACCCCTGACCACAGTGCACCAACCGGCCGAACGCATGGGTGTAGAGATGGCCCGCGTCCTCGCCGCGAGCCTCACCAACCCAAGAGAGAACGCCAGCGTCGTACTGGACACCCATCTCGTCCTCAGGGACTCCGCCTGAGTGGCGGGGTGTGAGTCGTCATCGTGTGTCGTGCGGTGAGGACGTGTCGGCTCTGGTGAGCCGTTGGACGGTTTCGACGTGCACGCGCGGCCGACGGGCCGTCCCGGTGGCTACGGGCGCCGTGACCGACCTCGGGCCCGAGTTCCCGGCGCACGAACGCCTCGATCTCCTGCCGTGTGATTCGGCCCAGCGGGGTGGGCAGTGGGTGGGTTCCGCCGTGGGCCGGTCGGTCCCGCCAGCCGACGGCACGCGGGGACCGCACCGCGTCGCGTGCGAGTGTGATCCCGTCACCGAGAGTTGTGGGGCGCTCGAACGGCGCCGAGCAGGGCACTCCCATCCCGGGCTCCGGACGGAAAGGCCGTGGATGGTGTGGGAACCTGCTGGACAGGATCAGGGGTGAGGGGGATTCATGCGCTGGGTGACCTATCTTTCGCCGAGCGGTGGTGGGCGGCGACCCGGGGTCGTCGACGACGGGGACGTCTTCGGATACCCGGGAGGGGAGAGCCTCGCCGAGCTGCTGGGCGCGGGGGACGGTGCCGTGACCCGCGCCCGGGACCGCGCGCTCGGTGAGCCGGTGGAGATCATCGTGGAGCTCGAGGCGCGGCTGTGCGCGCCACTCCGGCCCGAACGGGCCGTCACCGTGGTGACCCCGAACGGGTCACTGTCGGTCGACCCGGCGAACGTCGGTGGTCCGGACGACGGAGTTCCGGTGCCGGTGTCCTCCGCTGTCGTGGCCACAGCGGGGGTCGTCGACTTCTTCGCCGACGGACGTCACGCGGGCAGGAGCCTCGCCTGCCTGTGGACCACCGCCGATGCCACCGGCCTGACGATCGGTGGCGTCGTCACCACGGGCCCCGACATCCCGACCGTGGGGGAGGTCACCGTCGAGGTGGAGACACAGGAGGCCTCGGCCGCCCTGCCCCCGGTACCCGAGGCGGTCGACGGGGTGGCGGCCGTCGCGCGGATGGTCGTGGGCCCGCGTTCGGTGGAACTGGGGGAGGAACTCTTCGTCGGTGGCGAGGACCTCGGCGCGTTCGAGATCCGAGTCGGTGCTCTGGCCTGAGTCTCCGTCGACTTGTGTTCGACATCGGGACCGGGCGGATCCACGCGACGCGCGTGACCTTCCTAGCCCTCGTACTCCCAGTGCCACGGTTCGAAACCGTCCTGGGCCCACGGGGGGTTGTGCCAACCGTGGTCCCCAGCGTTGGACATCAGCCACTCGTACTGCTCTGATCCGTGCTCCTGGACACCACCACACAGGTCCACCGCGACGCCCACGCCGTGCTGGCTGGTGCCGGGCCGCGCGGCCATTCCGGCTTCCTTCTCCTCGTAGAGGCGTTCCTGTTCGCTGAGTGGGCGGTAGGCGTCGGTCACGCACATCGGGTAGCCGAAGTGCGCCTGGTACGCCTCGTCGAGACGCATGAACGCGGCGGCGGCGTCGGCGCGGAGCGTGTGACCAGGCTGGGGGAGCGGGCACAGCGCGGACTCGGGGATCTCCCCGTTGGGATACTGCGAGACGTCGCCGCCGACGCACTCCTCACCGCCCGTGGACGCGAAGGCGGGTTTGACCTCGGGGTCGTGTGGGTCGGGCACCGGCACGGAGGTCTCCTGCGCCAGCCGACCAGCCTGGGTGGTCGAACCGAGTGTGGCCGCCGCCGCGTCGGCTCGCTCGAGAGCCTCGGGGCGTCGGGCGGAGATCTCGTGACCAAACTGATGCGTGAGATGTTCCTGGAGCTCCGCCCGTTCGGAGCGCATGCCCTCGGACACGGCGTCGGAGGGTTCGGAGGATTCGGCCGGAGGGACGGACCACACGACGATCCCGGGTGAGGGCATGGCGAGGGCCACAGTGCCCGCGTGACCGAAGGTGTCCGCCGGCGGGGCCCTGGTCTCAGAACCGGGGTTCCGATAGCGTTCGGCCGCGCCGTCCCCCGCGGCTCCCGGAACCCGTTCGTGGGCGCGGAATTCGACGGTTCGGGCCGCGAAGGCCGTCAGTGACGGCTCTTCCGACGGCGATGGTTCGGTGTCGGCGAAGGCCGGTGTGGACATGCAGAGAGCGGTGGCTGTGACACAACCGAAAACCACGGTGAGCACGCGCCGCGGAGCGTCGTTCGCAGCGCCCTCGCCGGACTCGCGGGGCCCTTGGCAGCTCGGTGCGTGAGTATCCATCACGAGACACTTTGACACCTTGACCAGTGCTTTTGTGGGATCTGGGTGGGTGTGTCCGGTACTGGATTCGGGTGTATCCGGTGTTGAGCGAAAAAAGGCGAACTGAGAGGATTGCGGGACTCG is part of the Spiractinospora alimapuensis genome and harbors:
- a CDS encoding GH1 family beta-glucosidase; its protein translation is MFPTDFVWGASTAAFQIEGATDVDGRGRSIWDTFCATPGKVLGGDTGEPAADHYRLFREDIALIKELGLGNYRFSIAWPRVQPDGRGPVNQAGLDFYERLVDNLLDQGVRPWPTLYHWDLPQALENAGGWPHRDTALRFADYAAVVHERLGDRVADWSTLNEPWVVAFLGYASGEHAPGRTEPAASLAAVHHLLLGHGLATQVIREQAAGNDAPTRMGIVLNTQTVRPLRDTVADRDAARRIDALRNRIFLDPLHHGRYPADLLRDVAHITDFGFVRPGDLETIQAPLDVMGVNFYNPSLVAGPATDVPRDKRDATGGGDGASPWPGSEDVQFLLSGLPRTGQGWEVDATGLRDLLVRLAADYPRLPLYVTENGAAYEDTVAEDGRVHDPERRQYLEQHIRAAHAALEAGAPLKGYFVWSLLDNLEWAFGYSQRFGIVYVDRATQRRVVKDSGYWYGGVARTGTVG
- a CDS encoding carbohydrate ABC transporter permease; translated protein: MALSLVFLFSAFPLYWLVVVATRGNEAIAQRPPALLPGREFAENIVRTLENPAANFVQGLVNSAIVATATAVSVVFFCSLAGFALAKMRFRGRNIATLAIIVTMMIPIQMAIVPMLIMMDAFDWRGDLRAVIAPFMVTGFGVFLMRQYAQQGVPNELLESARLDGCSNLRTFWSVVVPQLRPAMIVLGMLTFMQNWNEFIWPIAVLGPDNPTVQVSINNLNQGYTSDFALMFTGATFATLPLLLVFVVFGRRLIGGIMEGAIKG
- a CDS encoding ABC transporter substrate-binding protein; amino-acid sequence: MALVGSAAVLAVSGCSGDTETDGEVELVLETFGTFGYDAVIEEFEEETGYTVDHRVYGEQPDFAEALEQNIAAGSGAGDVVALEEAHIVQMLEQGEAFVDLNDFGAGDMEDQFLDWKWELGQTTDGQLVGLGTDVGSLAICYRWDLFEEAGLPTDREEVGELWPEWEDYLSAGQEFRDADTDAAFVADVGEVYTAITRQAGGEIYFAEADDELIVADNPVVRDAFDFSVELVDEDLSAGLDTFTDDWTAAIQAGTFATMPCPAWMLGQVEDSAGEDGEGLWDVADVPGDGGNWGGSWLAVPEQSENPEAAAELAMFLAGPEGQLNAWEEANNLPSNLEVLESDEVQDTVREYFNDAPTGEIFASVAADLQPYYMGPGHVAVHEDATNPIDEMQRGGISADDAWDQLIEGAERAAR
- a CDS encoding carbohydrate ABC transporter permease; the encoded protein is MFFGKLDGKFAPYLFIAPFFIIFGVFNLFPTAFMFHVSLHDWSMIGGNGGFVGWANYAFLLTDTKFWNALLNTLAIFVIAVVPQLLLALLLADVLNRRIRFQGFFRVATILPYVTSIAAMAIVFGQLFGRDFGLINLALDTIGIDPIDWRSNRFASWVALAVMVDWRWLGFNTLIYLAAMQTIPRDLYESASIDGASRLRQFWQITIPMVRPTVLFTVIISTIGQMQLFTEPVIFSADYSGGNQNQFQTVAMLMFDEARRLDNFGYGAAIAWVIFLLIVVFSLINVLFVSRIRGAS
- a CDS encoding M15 family metallopeptidase; the encoded protein is MSTPAFADTEPSPSEEPSLTAFAARTVEFRAHERVPGAAGDGAAERYRNPGSETRAPPADTFGHAGTVALAMPSPGIVVWSVPPAESSEPSDAVSEGMRSERAELQEHLTHQFGHEISARRPEALERADAAAATLGSTTQAGRLAQETSVPVPDPHDPEVKPAFASTGGEECVGGDVSQYPNGEIPESALCPLPQPGHTLRADAAAAFMRLDEAYQAHFGYPMCVTDAYRPLSEQERLYEEKEAGMAARPGTSQHGVGVAVDLCGGVQEHGSEQYEWLMSNAGDHGWHNPPWAQDGFEPWHWEYEG
- a CDS encoding LacI family DNA-binding transcriptional regulator — translated: MSARGQRPTLEMVAQHAGVGRGTVSRVINGSDQVSQATREAVRRAIEELGYVPNHAARTLVTRRTDTVALVVSEPEDRVFTEPFFARIVRGASAELRQRGLQLVLAMAGGPEEHEQMATYLTSQHVDGVMLLSEHRDRTLAARLSEAGVPCVHGGRPLGTERDTPTRYVDIDNVGGSRAATEYLLRSGRQRIASIAGPPDMVAGLERREGYRDALRAADRAVDENLIVAGDFSHRSGADAMVDLLRRAPDIDAVFAASDLMAIGALRALRDAGRSVPGDVAVVGFDDSPGSEHADPPLTTVHQPAERMGVEMARVLAASLTNPRENASVVLDTHLVLRDSA
- a CDS encoding coiled-coil domain-containing protein, whose product is MKTARRGGTQRRLDFADPLVPSSSRPRLLEWWARLLGASALVTFIAVPAAPVSAVTMVPAEPQNLQSLKDEADELGEEYRGELRDLEGVIQAAEDAEERAEESEEALEEARDAVRTIAVTSYVNGGVDPALDVFVAEDAEELAERARYVHHLTTTNSDRIDQHTEAIEEYRAAQDEAEATLAEADEDLSGLRDRREEVQELIADHPEQEMGGRYNLTPRTEQMRELIIEEFDEGPGVGCYRPHNGGFVGEHPKGRACDFMMTNDGDMPPQDEIDRGWEISEWARENADRLGIMYVIYRQQIWDQRRGDTDWRDMADRGSITENHFDHVHISMW